The Armatimonadota bacterium DNA window CCTTCGCAGCAGCGCTCTAGGCTGTTCCATCCCAGCTATCGAGACGGCTGTGCCACATGAACCTGCCATACGGCACTATTTTGCAGGTGCGAGAGCCCTCGCCAAATCCGTCAACATGATGTGCGCGATTCAACAGAGCAGAAACTGGCTGAGGTGTTTTTTCGTCAGAACCAGCAGCTTGTGGCGCATCGCCCCCCGCGACCAGATGCCGCCGTGGGGCTCAACCGATAACCACCCCGTGTAGTCGTGCTCGTAGAGGAAAGCGAAGACCTTCCCCCACTCGATGTCCCCCATGCCCGCCGCCGGTTGGGAAGCCAGTTGGCCGTTGTGATACAGATGCTCTTTGATGTGCACATGACCGATCTTGTGCCCATAACGTTTGACAACCTCGAGGTAATCGTCGCCGTGATGCTTCCAGTTGGCCGGGTCGAACTTGATTTTCAAGTCGGGGATACGCTCCCACACCGCCTCATATGCGGCCAGGCTGTCGAAGAAACTGTTGCCGTGCACGGCGTAGAAGACCGGCGTCAAGCCCGCCTTGTGCATCTTGTCCAGGAATGGCGGGAACACGCGCAGGAACTCCGCTATCTTGCGTCCCAGCGGCTCGCCCGGGATCTCGCCTCCACCCATGGAGATAACCTCGGCCTCGAGTTGCTGCGCGAAGGTGATGGCCCGGTCGAGCATCTGATGCGCTTCCGCGCGCTCCTTGGGGTCCGGCGACAGGTAGTTCCACCCCCATATGCCCAGCATCGAGGCGCGCACGCCGTGCTTCGCGTGAATCCTACGCATCTGCGCCACCGTCTCCGCGGTAAGCTCCCGGAAGTCATCCCAGTAGTTGTACTCCAGACCCAGGTAGCCGTGCTCCTTGGCGAACGCCGAATCCTGCTCCACGCCCGCCAGGCTGTTCTCACCGATAAAGCCGAGCTTCATCTGCGTTTTCTCCTCCTTCTACGCGCGCTTGCGAGCGGTCGCGGCGGCGTCCTCTCGAAAGCGTACCTCCCTGCCGGTCTCAGCGCTGCGCAGCAGCGCCTCCATCATCTGCTGCACGATCAGCCCGTGGCGCAGCGGCGCTTCGCACTTCACGCCATCCAGGATGCAGTCAATGAAGTGCGCGGCGATGTTCTCCCACGCCGACGGACCGGGCGGCAGCTTGGTGGTCACATCCTGCGGCGCGCCGTCCTGCGTGCGGTACACGGTCAGCGGCGCATAGCGCGCCCCTGCCTCGGTGCCGAAAAGCTCGACCTGGAACTCCTCGGGCTGATGGGAAGCCCAGAAGCTTTCCACCTGGAGCCCGATTCCGCCCTCGAAACGAATGAACCCGCCGCCATAGTCGTCAGCGGCGTACTGCTGATAGACCTCCTTCGGGGGCGCCTTATAGTCCCAGTAGCCCAACCCGCGCGGCCCGAACTTCGCCCCGGCCACCCCGGTGACACTGATGGGCCGGAGCTGCCCCAGCAGCCACCACGCCGCATCCAGGACGTGCACGCCCATGTCGCGGAACGCGCCCCCTCCTTTCTGAATGAAGCCCAGGTTCCACGCGGGGATGCCGCTGCGCCGGATGCTGCGAGCGCGTCCGTAGTAGAGTTCGCCAAACTGACCCTGCGCAATGAGAGCGCCCAGGAATCGGCACTCGCCGCCGAAGCGCGTGTTGAGCGACATCATGTTGACCACCCCGGCGGCTTCCGCCGCGCGAACGAGGCCGGCCGCCGCCCGCTCGGAATCGGCCAGCGGCTTGGTGATCAAGACGTGCTTGCCCTGGCGCACCGCTTCGAGGCCCATGGGGACGTGCCACTGGTTGGGCGTGCCGATAAACACCGCGTCCACACCCTTGTCCCGCACCATCCGCTTGTAGTCGGTGTACATCGCTACCGGTTCGGAGAGTTCCTTCGCGTAATCCTTCATGCGTTCCTCGACAAGGTCGCAAAGAGCGACCACTCGCCCGCGCGGATTCCGCGCAATCGCGCACGCGTTTGACCGCCCAATGCCCATCCCGATAACGCCGACGCGCACCTGCTTGCTCATAATCACCCTCCACACCGTTAGGACGCAACGGCGCGCTTCTTTCGGCGTCGGACGTGAGTATCCTGCCGTCAGCGCGCGAGAGGGGCTACGGAAGCTCGCGCATTGAAACATGCGGACCAGGGTGCGCATGTCGAATTGCCTTGGGACTCAAGCGAGGCGAGGATGATGCGGGGGCGAGGAGTCCTGCGGGCTACGAACTGCTGTGAGCAGCAGCGGCGTAGACATCTCCCTGCCACAGGTGGCCTTGCCTTTTTCGCGAGGCTTAGTATAATGCGTATACTGAGTCGGGACCGAGCGACGAACATGACACAGACCCCGCTCTATCACCAGGTGTACAACGAGCTGAAGGAACGCATCGAGGCCGGCAGGTATGACCCGCGGGCGGCCCTGCCCTCGGAGGCGAAGCTGGGGGATGAATTCGGCGTCAGCTCGATTACCGTCCGCCGCGCCCTGCGGGAGCTGGCGCTCGACGGCATCGTGGAACGACGGCAGGGCATTGGCAGCTTCGTCGTCGAACCGGGGCGCACGGTCGTGGTGGGCATGTCCAGCTTCACCTCCGACGTCGCCTCGGGCCGCCTGCGGATCGTGCGCACGCTGCTGGCCGATGAGTCAGTGCCCGCGGTGGCGGAGATGGCGGAGAAGCTCGAAGTGCAAGCGGGCTCGATGCTGCGCCATCTGGTGCGCCTCGACTGCGAAGGCGGGGCGCCGCTGTCGGTGGACGAGGTGCTCATTCCCCCGGCGCTGGCCCAGGGGATCACTCCGCGGATGGCGGCTTCGCCCGTGTTTCTGCACCTCTGGCAGAAGCAGTCGGGCCGGCACTTGGTACGCACGCACTACGACATCCGCGTCGAGACGGCGAGCGAAGACGACCGGCGGCTGCTGCAGATTGACGGTGACGTTCCGCTGCTGGTGACCGGGGAGCTCATCCATACGGCCGAGGGGCGCCCGGCACTGTGGATCGTCACTCGCTACCGGGGCGATCGCAGTCGGCTGGCGGGGACGGTGACGCTGGTGCAGCGGCAGACCCGCCGCGGCACCGTCGGCGAATGATGCCCAGGGAGTGCGAGGTGCATGATGCTGGCCGGAACCGCCAAGATTGACATCACGCCCACCCGCGAGGTGTGGATGGATGGGATGATCCGCAGCCACCGCTCGGAGGGCGTGCACGATCCACTCTTCGCCCGCGCGCTGGTGCTGGCGAATTCGCGCGAGCCGCGCGACATGTTCGCCATCGTGTCGGTGGATGTATGCCTACTGTCTGCTGCCGACAGCGGCGCGTCCCGTCAAGGGGTGGCGGGCCAGGTCGGCATCCCCACGCAGCAGACCATCATTGCCACCACCCACACCCACTCCGGGCCGGCGACCATCGGCCACTTCAATCCGCCCGAAGCCGAGTACAGCCACGGCCTGGCGCAGAGGCTGGCGGCGCTGGTGGCGCAGGCGGCAGGCAACCTGGAACCCGTGGCGGTAGGCGTGGCTTCCGGCCGCGAGGACACCATCAGCCACTACCGGCGCCTGCTGGCCGATGACGGCCACGTGGTGATGAATTGGGAGCCGTACCCGCCGGAACACATCGTGGGGCCGCTGGGCGAGGCGGACACCGAGGTCGGCGTGCTCAAGGTGACGGCGGCAGAAGACCCGCAGCAGGTGAAGTGCATTCTCTTCAACCACGCGGGGCACCCCAACATCATGTCGGGCGACAACTACCTGCTGAGCGCCGACTACCCCGGCGCGGCGGCACGGCTTCTCGAACAGGAGTGGGGCGCCCTCGCCATGTTTGTCAACGGCGCGCAGGGCACGATGGACATTGACGGTCTGCGCCATCGGGACTGGGAAGGCCTCGAGCGGGCGGGGGCGGCCCTCGCTCAGGCGGTGAGTGAGACCGCGCGCGCCGCGGTGCCGACGCCCGATGTTCGCCTGCGCAGCGGGGCTGTCGGCTACACTGTGCCCGCGCGCACCATCACCGACGAGGAGTGGGCCTGGGCGCAGGAGATCCTGCGGCGGAGCGGCGGCAAGGTGCAGCCGCTGGCGGACGGCGTAGGAGATGACTACCTGGCCGTGCTTTACCGCGACCTGCGCCGGGTGCAGGGGCAGGAAGTACCCATCGAGCAGATTTGCCTCGCCGTCGGAGACGCCGCCTTCATCACCTTCCCCGGCGAGCTCTACACCGAGATCGGCATGCAGATCAAGGCGCGCAGCCGCTTCGCGCGCACCTACATCATCGGGCTGGCGAACGGTGAGGTGGGCTACGTGCCGACCCGCAAGGCCATCAGCGAGGGCGGCTACGCCGAGAACGTCCGGCGCCTGGATGATGCGGCGGAGGAGATCGTGGTCGGGCGCAGTCTGGCCTTGCTCGAGACCATGCACGGATCTTCACCGGAGGAGTGAGACTATGGCAGTGGAACTGGCAATCAGCGGCGGCAAGCCGGTGCTCCAGCGGAGCGACTACCGGGACTGGCCAGTCATCGGCGACGACGAGCGGCGGCTGGTCAACGAGGTGCTCGACCGCGGCGTCCTGGCTGGCGGCACCGCTCCGCAGGTGACGGCGCTGGAGCGGGAGTGGGCGGCGTACGTCGGCACCCGGCACTGCCTCACCACTTGCAGCGGCACCGCGGCCCTGCACATGGCGCTGGCCGCGGGAGGGGTGGGCCCGGGGGACGAGGTTATAACCTCCGCCTTCACTTTCCTCGCTTCCGCCTCCTGCGCGCTGCACCAGAACGCCATCCCGGTGTTCGTGGATATTGACCCCCGCACCTACTGCATGGACCCGACCAAGCTGGAGGCGGCCATCAATGAGCGCACCAAGGCCATCATCCCCGTGCACATCCAGGGCGTGCCCGCCGACATGGACGCAATCATGGCGGTCGCGAAGAAGCACAACCTATTCGTGATCGAGGACGCCTGCCAGGCCCACGGGGCGACCTACAAGGGCCGCAAGGTCGGCTCCATCGGCAACGTCGGCACCTTCAGCCTCAATAATTTCAAGAATCTGTGTGGGGGCGAGGGCGGCCTCTTCACCACCGATGACGAGGACCTGCTGCACAAGGGCGTGCTCATCCGCTGCTTCGGCGATGAGGTTGACGAGGCCAGCCAGCGCCGCAAGTACAACGCCTCCATCCTCGGCTACATGTACCGCAACCAGGAGCTGCCGGCGGCCCTGGCGCGCGCGCAGCTCATGCATCTGGACGAGTTGAACGCGGCGCGCATCGCCAACGCGGAATACCTGACGCGGGAGCTGGGCCAAATCCCTGGCGTCATTCCTCCCTATTGCGCGCCGGATCGCACACACGTCTACTTCATGTACAACGTGCGCTTCGATCCCATAGCGGCGGGCGTCGAGGCGGCGCCGCGGCGCTTCCGGGAGGCGGTCGAGAAGGCGCTCTATAAGGAGGGCGTGCTGGTCGGCCAGTGGCAGACCATGCCCGTGCCGGCGCAGGACCTGTTCCAGACCAAGCTGGGCTACGGCGGCTCCCACTACCCCTGGGCGATCAACGAGGCCAAGGGGATCACCTACGATTACAACCCCGACCAGTTCCCGGTGGCGCAGGAGCTGTGCGATACCTACACCATCGTCCACGGCATCCATCCGCCTAACGGGCGCGAGTTGATGGACAAGATCGCGGCTGCCTTCCACAAGGTTTTCGCCGGCCTCGACCAGGTGATGGCCCACGCCGACGACGAAATCTACCCCGGCGCCGACGGCAAGCTCTACGGGGCGGGATGAGCGAACGAACCAAAGACATGGTAGGCCGGGCGTCTCGTGGCTAGGCTCCGACCAGTAGGAGCCGCCACCCCGGCCCCGACACAGCCGGGGCTTAGGGGCCCGGCGACCAGCAGATGTTGGCAGCCGAGACGGCTGCCCCACCCGGAGGGGCGGAGAACCATGAGAAGCAAAGGGCTGTACGGGAAGAAATACCTGGACCTCGAGGAGCGCCAGGCGGAGATTGGCGCGCCGGATGAGGATCACGTGATCGTCAAGGTGCACGCCTGCGGGGTGTGCGGCACCGACGTCAACTTCGTGCGCGACTGGGATGAGGAGTTCATGCCCCTGGGGCACGAGATCGCGGCCGAGGTGATGGAGGTTGGTAAGAACGTCACCAGCGTCAAGCCGGGCGACCGCGTGATCGTCGAGGACTGCTCGATGTGCGGCATCTGCGCGGACTGCAAACGCGGTCAGCCCCAGTTCTGCCGCAATATGCACAACCTGGAGGGGCAGCCCGGCATGAGCGAGTACATGTCGGTGCGCTTCAATTGCCTGGATAGGTTCGAGGGGCTGGACTACGCCTTCGCATGTCTGACCGAACCTCTCGCCGTCTCGCTCACCGCCGTCTCGCACGCGGAGATTCCCCTGGGCGGCAGCGTCGTCGTCCTGGGGCCGGGGCCGCTGGGGCTGATGTGCGCGCACCTGGCGCGGCTGCGCGGAGCCGGGTTCGTCGCCGTTACCGGACTCCCCACCGACAACCCGCGCGAGCAGGCCCGCCTCGACCTCGCCCGCAGTTGGGGCTGCAACGCGGTGATCGAGGCCGGCAAGCAGAACGTCGAGGACGAGATCAAGTCGCGGTTCCCCGACGGGGTGGATCGGGTCATCGTCAGCTCGCCGCCGGAAAGCATGTACGATGCACTCAAGGTCATCCGCTACGGGGGCGTCATCACCTTCTTCGGGCTCCATTTCGGGGGCCGCAATACGATCCAGGTTGACGTCAACGACCTTATCTTCCGCAAGATCACCCTCGTCCCCACCTTCGCCGAGCCGGCAATCAACTTCCCGGTGGCCACGCGCCTGCTGCGCGATGGGCTGGTGGACGCCAAGGCGCTGGTTACTCACAGCTTCGGCTTCGCCCAGGCCAAGGAAACCCTGCGGGCGATCATTGACGGCAGCCAGCCCATCATCAAGGCGGTGATGCTGCCCCACGGCTAACCCCAATACGGTTCATCTGGGCGCTACTCGTTACCCCGAGCGAGGCGAGGAGGCCCATGCCACTCTGCGAACCACGAGTCGGGGTCGCGCCAAGGCAGCAGATTCCCGTCGCGGTGCCGGGGACAGCCGCCCCGCCCTACGGCGTCGGCGCAGCAAAGCGCATCGCGTGGCCGAGCCAGAACGTGAACGCGATGGCGATGATATGCAGGAGCCACCACCCCGGCTTCCCGAGCCAAAAGTAGGCCACGCTCGTCACCTCCACAGAATGCGGCCCAAGCTGTAGATCGCCGTGATGCCGATGGTATGCACCAGCCACCAGCCTGGGTTCAGGAACTGCAGCCACTGTCGGACGCCGGCCAGAGGGCGCGGGCCGGTATAGAGATCGTAGAGGGCTTTGCCCACGAAGAAATCGCCGG harbors:
- a CDS encoding sugar phosphate isomerase/epimerase — protein: MKLGFIGENSLAGVEQDSAFAKEHGYLGLEYNYWDDFRELTAETVAQMRRIHAKHGVRASMLGIWGWNYLSPDPKERAEAHQMLDRAITFAQQLEAEVISMGGGEIPGEPLGRKIAEFLRVFPPFLDKMHKAGLTPVFYAVHGNSFFDSLAAYEAVWERIPDLKIKFDPANWKHHGDDYLEVVKRYGHKIGHVHIKEHLYHNGQLASQPAAGMGDIEWGKVFAFLYEHDYTGWLSVEPHGGIWSRGAMRHKLLVLTKKHLSQFLLC
- a CDS encoding Gfo/Idh/MocA family oxidoreductase, translated to MSKQVRVGVIGMGIGRSNACAIARNPRGRVVALCDLVEERMKDYAKELSEPVAMYTDYKRMVRDKGVDAVFIGTPNQWHVPMGLEAVRQGKHVLITKPLADSERAAAGLVRAAEAAGVVNMMSLNTRFGGECRFLGALIAQGQFGELYYGRARSIRRSGIPAWNLGFIQKGGGAFRDMGVHVLDAAWWLLGQLRPISVTGVAGAKFGPRGLGYWDYKAPPKEVYQQYAADDYGGGFIRFEGGIGLQVESFWASHQPEEFQVELFGTEAGARYAPLTVYRTQDGAPQDVTTKLPPGPSAWENIAAHFIDCILDGVKCEAPLRHGLIVQQMMEALLRSAETGREVRFREDAAATARKRA
- a CDS encoding GntR family transcriptional regulator — its product is MTQTPLYHQVYNELKERIEAGRYDPRAALPSEAKLGDEFGVSSITVRRALRELALDGIVERRQGIGSFVVEPGRTVVVGMSSFTSDVASGRLRIVRTLLADESVPAVAEMAEKLEVQAGSMLRHLVRLDCEGGAPLSVDEVLIPPALAQGITPRMAASPVFLHLWQKQSGRHLVRTHYDIRVETASEDDRRLLQIDGDVPLLVTGELIHTAEGRPALWIVTRYRGDRSRLAGTVTLVQRQTRRGTVGE
- a CDS encoding neutral/alkaline non-lysosomal ceramidase N-terminal domain-containing protein is translated as MMLAGTAKIDITPTREVWMDGMIRSHRSEGVHDPLFARALVLANSREPRDMFAIVSVDVCLLSAADSGASRQGVAGQVGIPTQQTIIATTHTHSGPATIGHFNPPEAEYSHGLAQRLAALVAQAAGNLEPVAVGVASGREDTISHYRRLLADDGHVVMNWEPYPPEHIVGPLGEADTEVGVLKVTAAEDPQQVKCILFNHAGHPNIMSGDNYLLSADYPGAAARLLEQEWGALAMFVNGAQGTMDIDGLRHRDWEGLERAGAALAQAVSETARAAVPTPDVRLRSGAVGYTVPARTITDEEWAWAQEILRRSGGKVQPLADGVGDDYLAVLYRDLRRVQGQEVPIEQICLAVGDAAFITFPGELYTEIGMQIKARSRFARTYIIGLANGEVGYVPTRKAISEGGYAENVRRLDDAAEEIVVGRSLALLETMHGSSPEE
- a CDS encoding alcohol dehydrogenase catalytic domain-containing protein, whose protein sequence is MRSKGLYGKKYLDLEERQAEIGAPDEDHVIVKVHACGVCGTDVNFVRDWDEEFMPLGHEIAAEVMEVGKNVTSVKPGDRVIVEDCSMCGICADCKRGQPQFCRNMHNLEGQPGMSEYMSVRFNCLDRFEGLDYAFACLTEPLAVSLTAVSHAEIPLGGSVVVLGPGPLGLMCAHLARLRGAGFVAVTGLPTDNPREQARLDLARSWGCNAVIEAGKQNVEDEIKSRFPDGVDRVIVSSPPESMYDALKVIRYGGVITFFGLHFGGRNTIQVDVNDLIFRKITLVPTFAEPAINFPVATRLLRDGLVDAKALVTHSFGFAQAKETLRAIIDGSQPIIKAVMLPHG
- a CDS encoding DegT/DnrJ/EryC1/StrS family aminotransferase; translated protein: MAVELAISGGKPVLQRSDYRDWPVIGDDERRLVNEVLDRGVLAGGTAPQVTALEREWAAYVGTRHCLTTCSGTAALHMALAAGGVGPGDEVITSAFTFLASASCALHQNAIPVFVDIDPRTYCMDPTKLEAAINERTKAIIPVHIQGVPADMDAIMAVAKKHNLFVIEDACQAHGATYKGRKVGSIGNVGTFSLNNFKNLCGGEGGLFTTDDEDLLHKGVLIRCFGDEVDEASQRRKYNASILGYMYRNQELPAALARAQLMHLDELNAARIANAEYLTRELGQIPGVIPPYCAPDRTHVYFMYNVRFDPIAAGVEAAPRRFREAVEKALYKEGVLVGQWQTMPVPAQDLFQTKLGYGGSHYPWAINEAKGITYDYNPDQFPVAQELCDTYTIVHGIHPPNGRELMDKIAAAFHKVFAGLDQVMAHADDEIYPGADGKLYGAG